Sequence from the Maribellus comscasis genome:
GGTTTCTTGTCAGGAAAATACCGGAAAGACAAACCCATGCCCGAAGATTCCAGAAGGACCAATGAACAACAAAACTTTATCCCGATAGATTTGGATAAAGGCTATGCTATTGTTGATGCCCTGGAAGAAATTGCCAACAACCACAAAGCCAGCATTTCGCAGGCCGCATTAAATTATCTGCTCCGAAAACCAGCGGTTTCGTCTGTTTTAATTGGCGCCACCAAACCGCATCAATTGGAAGACAACCTGAAAGCTACAAACTGGGAAATGAGCCCAGAGGAAGTAAGCCGATTGGATGAACTGAGCAAATTAAACCCAATTTATCCGCATTGGATGCTCCAATTTACCTATATGGACAGAACAAGTGTTGAAAATTTCTTTTAATAAATTAAAGCAAATCATTGATTAACTGCTCAGTATATGTTGCCGGAGCGCTTAATAGCAAAATTTGAACAGATGAAGATATTGGTAACTTTTAGAACAATGAACGGGCAAAGGACCTTGCTGGAAATTTGCTTTGACAAAGATGCAGAAATTATCTTTATGGAAGATTATCCCGCTGACATGCGGGGTAACCTTCTATCTGATACAGATATTATATTATCGTGGAATCCGGAACAAGAAGGACTTTTTAGCGCCGGAATAACGTCTGAAAGGGTGAAGTTTATTCAACTGCTATCTGCCGGTTACGATCATATTAATTTAGAATCGTTCCCCAAAGAAATAAAAATCGCCGCCAACCAGGGAGCTTATGCTTCCCCCATGGCAGAACATGCTGCTGCCATGATGCTTGCCTTATCCAAAAGGTTATTTGTTTATCACAATCAGTTGGCCGAAGAAAAATTTAATCAACTAAAGAGTTTTACAAAATCGGTGAATAATGCGGTACTTGGGATTATTGGTTTTGGCTCAATTGGAAAAGCTACCTCTCGATTGATGAATCCTTTCGGCGTAAGGATTCTTGCATTAAATAAAACAGGCAAGACCGATGAAGAGGTTGAGTTTATCGGAACTTTGAAAGACCTGGACTATGTGCTTAAAAATTGTGATATTCTTTTAATTGCCTGCCCGCTTAATGATGAAACAAACGGATTGATAAACAAACATAAACTGGAAATAATGAAAGATGATGCAGTATTGATAAATGTTGCAAGAGGACAGATATTAGATGAGCAGGACCTTTATGAACACCTTAAAAGTCATCCAAACTTTTATGCCGGCATTGATGCCTGGTGGGTAGAACCGTTTAAATATGGCAAGTTCGTGATCAACTACCCTTTTTTCGAATTGCCAAATTTACTTGGTTCGCCGCATAATTCGGCCATGGTTGATGATGCAATCCTAAAAGGAACTGAAAAGGCAGCCAAAAATGTGATAAGGTTTATTAATAATGAAAAAATAGTGGGATTGATTAATTAATCCCATAGAGTGTAATTTTAAAAGGAAATAAAATGAAACGAATATGAGGAAATCTTTTTTACACAGAGGAATAATTATTTGGGAGCCCATCTGGATCTGTCAATTAAAAAACAAATTATAAACACATGAAGATCCCGGATGAATTTCAACATTTGACACCTTATAACATGAATTCCTATACCGATTCGTTTGTTTCTGGTAAGCAACAGAAATACATCGAGTTACAATACTATCGTGATGAGAATTCGTTAAAATTTTACGCCAGAGTTTTATTTCATGTTGAAACACAAGGAGCTCCGGGAATTGTTCATGGTGGCGCCATTGCATCTGTATTGGATGAAACAATGGGAGCGGTATCTTTTTTGAACAAAATGCCTGCTGTTACTGCCAGCTTAACTGTAAATTATCACAGACCTTTACCTGTCGAAAAAACTGTATATATTATTACTCAAGTCGAAAAAACGGAAGGTAGGAAAATTTACATAATTGGGAAAATGGTTGATAAAAACCAGAGGCTTTTTGCCGACTCAAAGGGAATTTTTGTGAAAGTACCGAATGAAAGAATCGGTTTATAAACTAACAATTTAAAATAGCAAGTTATGATCAAAATTGGAATTATCACAGGTAGTACCCGTCCGGGACGCAACGCTGAACAAGTTGCTAAATGGGTATATGATTTTGCATCAAAAAGAAATGATGCAGAATATGAATTAGTTGACCTTAAAGACTACAATTTACCTTTGCTTGATGAAGCTTATCCGGCTTCCTTTGGCCAATATTCGAATGAACATACAAAAGCCTGGGCAGAAAAAATTAAATCGCTCGATGCTTTTATATTTGTCAACGGAGAATATAACCACTCGATACCCGGCGCCTTAAAAAATGCATTGGACTATTTGTATGCTGAATGGAACAATAAAGCGGCCGGTTTTGTAAGTTATGGTTCTGCAGGTGGTGCAAGAGCAGTGGAGCACCTTCGGCTGGTTTTGAGTGAATTACAAGTAGCTCATGTTCGCAATCAAGTATTGCTGTCGTTGTTTACCGATTTCGAAAACTTTAGTGTTTTTAAACCTGTACCAATACATTCTGACAACTTAAAAACAATGTTAGACCAATTGAATAGCTGGGGAAATGCTTTAAAAACACTAAGAAAATAATTACAGATTTATGAAAAATATGCCTGTATATTTCATCCCTCACGGTGGTGGCCCATGGCATGTGATGGACGATGCTATGGGTGACCCGGTGGGATATAGAGGTTTAAGAACGTATCTTACGGAATTAGGGCAGAAGTATCGTCCGAAAATTAAAGCCATACTTGTTGTTTCAGCGCACTGGGAAGAAAATGTGCCCACCATACATTTTGGACAAAATCCTCCGATGTATTATGATTATTACGGCTTCCCGGAGTTTACCTATCATTTGGAATGGAATGTACCGGGGCATCCGCAATTGGCAGAAAAAGTGGAAACTCTTTTGAATAATGCCGGATTTAAAACAAAGCGGGAATACAAACGTGGTTTTGACCATGGAACCTTTGTGCCATTAATGATTGCCTTCCCGGAAGCCAAAATTCCTATTGTACAACTATCTTTGGTTCATTCGCTTGACCCGGCAACACATTTGGCAATGGGTAAAGCTCTCGAACCATTACGCGAACAGGATGTACTGATTATTGGTTCGGGAATGAGCTATCATAATATGCGTGGTTTTATGTCGGGAAGTTCATCCGCAGCCAATGATTCAAAACTATTTGATGATTGGCTGACAGCTACAGTAGAAAAAAGCGACCCGGATAAACGCAATGAATCGCTGGTTAACTGGGAAAAAGCGCCCGGGGCAAAGAGTAGCCATCCGCGCAGCGAACATCTGATTCCGCTGTTCGTGGCAGCCGGTGCAGCCGGAAACGATGCAGGAACAAGAGATTATGCGGGAACAATAATGGAAGTTAATGTTTCGGGCTATAAATTCGGATAACCCAATGGTATTAATATTAAAAAACAAAAATCATGAAATCAATAGTAACAATCTATTCCGACAATATTTGTCCGTTTTGCACTATCGGAGCCAAACGTTTAAGAATATTGCAAAACGAATTGGATTTTGATGTGCATTGGCGCCCTTTTGAAATACACCCCGATACGCCAAAAGAAGGTAAGTTGACAGCTGAATATTTTAAGAACCACGATGCGGGGCAAATGAAGCAATACATTGAAAACTTCGGGAAAGATGTTGGAATGAAATTAAATGGCAAATTGCTGGCAAACTCAAAGCTAAGCCTTGCAGCCAACAACTTTGCCAGAGAGAAAGGCAAATTCCCTGAATTTCATGAAGCCGTGTTCAAAGCAAATTTTGAGGACGGCAAAAATATTGGCGAAATCACTGTTTTATTGGATCTTGCTGAAGGAGTAGGAATAGATACTCAGGAGTTGAAAACATACCTTGAAGACGAAGCCAACCTGAAGAAGGTGGACGAAAGTTCAAAAGAAGCACAAATGCTGGGAATTACTGGTGTACCAACTTTTATCTTAAACAATAAAGTACTGGTTGGGGCCCAGCCCATTGAAGTAATTCGGGAATTCATTCAGAATAATAGTTGACAATTTAGAAACACTTTAAAATTTACATAGATGGAAATTTTAATAACAGGTTCAACCGGACACTTAGGAGGTGCAACCATTGATTTTTTAATCAAAAAAATTCCAGCAAATAGTATCGCGGCTTTGGCCCGCAACAGCGAAAAGGCAAAAACCTTAGCAGAAAAAGGGGTTGATGTACGAATTGGCAATTACGATGACTACCAATCCCTGGTAAAAGCTTTTCAGGGAATTGATAAACTTTTACTTATTTCAGCCAGTGAGCTAATCAACCGTTCAGCGCAGCATATCAACGCCATTAATGCCGCTAAAGAAGCCGGTGTGAAGCACATTGTTTATACCAGTTTTATCCGCCAGAAAGACGATCCAAATTCCGCATTGTGGTTTATTGCCAAAGACCATGTGGAAACAGAAAAACATTTAGTACAGACAGGGATTCCATATACGTTGTTTAAAAATGGCTTTTACATGGATATGGTTACTGATTTTATCGGAACCAACGTGTTGGAAACCCAAACTATTTTTCTACCAGCAGGCAAAGGAAAAGTAAACTTTGCCCTGCGAAATGAAATAGCAGAAGCCCTTGCCAATGTGCTTACAACCGAAGAGCACGGAAATAAATCGTACAATATTGGCGGTGAAACAACCGTTTCGTTTCGCGAAATAGCCGATTGTCTTACTGAAATTTCAGGAAAGAAAATTAGCTATATCTCGCCCGATGTGGAAACTTATAAGCAGGAATTATCAAAACATAATATGCCTGAGCAGGCAGTTAATATGGTTGCCGCTTTTGCAGTTGCCTTTAGCGAAAATGCAATGGATGTTCCAAGTAAAGATCTTAATAATTTATTAGGACGAAATGCAACCGATGTTAAAACCTTCCTATCAGAAACTTTCAAAAAATAGTTATAACCCATTAAATTTAAAAATGATGAGTACTAAAGAAATTTCAAAAACAAGAAAAATAGCCGCATGGGTAATTGCAGGCTCATTAACAGCACTCTATTTATTTAGTGCAAGTGGAAAATTATTCCTTCATCCCGAACAAATGGAACAAATGCATTTAGCCGATTGGCGAATTATTATTGCCCTTGGTGAAATTGTATCTGCCTTGTTGTTCTTGTTTCCAAAAACAAATAAAGTTGGAACTTTGCTATTGAGTTCTTACATGGGAGGCGCTATTATTATTCACATGACAGGTGGTATTGGTATTGTAATGCCCGTGGTTGTTCTAATGTTTGTATGGGTAGGGTTCTATTTAAGAAATCCCAAATTTTTTAAACTAAAATAAAAATGTCTATCGAAGAAGAAATTAATGGAAGGTTTCGGAATGAATACCACAAGGGACTTATCAATTTGATCTATACTGTCAAATTGTTAAGTTATGAGTTTCATAAATCCCTTAAAGCACGCGGCCTTGCCGAACAGCAGTATAACGTTTTAAGAATACTTCGTGGTTTTCGTTCCCAGGCACCTCTTTCTATTGGTTTTATAAAACAGCGAATGCTTGACAAAGATTCGGATGTAAGCCGAATTGTTGACAGACTTTTTGAAAAAGGATTGATTAGCCGGAAGGAAAATCCGGACGACAGGCGGCAAAAATCTGTCGAAATTACAACAAATGGCATGGAATTATTGGATAAGATGCTCAGTTGTGAACAGAAAGCAGATACTTTATTGAAAAATTTATCTATAGACGAAGTTCAACAATTGAACTACTTGCTAGATAAAATAAGAGAGAAGAAAGAATAATGCACATGCAAAAAAAAGTAAAATAATGATTATCGAATACATGCATGAAGACTAAATTCTTTATAAAAAGGAAAAGCCAATTAACCAATATCGGATTACTTCGATATTGTCTTGTTGTGACGTCTAAATTCAATAAACAAGGTTACAAGACGATAAGTCACTTTTTGTGCCTGGTACTTGGCATTCTTCTTTTTACCCCTGTTTCGGCTGAACCCAATGAATTAACCACAAAGTACAGCATGCACCTATTAGGTGCAAATATTGGTGAGTTTTCTGTCAGGCAAACAGGCGAGAGTGGAAATGTAAGTGTTGAAGCGATAACGGATGTGAATGTAAATCTACTTATTTCCTATCGTGTAAAGTATATTCAGCATACCGTTTATAATCAAGGTGTTTTGCAAAGTTCCCTCGTTGAAACATATAAAAACGGGAAGCTAAATTCGACTACCTTCCTCAAACTTCAAAATAACTCTTACCAGCTTGTTGCTGATGGCGATACCACAATCATTAACGATTACATAACATACAGCGGGAGCCTGATTTATTTCAACGAACCAACAGAAATAAAAAAAATATACAAGGAGAGAAGTGCTGAAATGCAGCAAATAAACCCTGTAAGTGAGCATATCTATGTTATAAAAGATGAAAACGAAAAGGAGCTTAACAGGTATTTCTACGAAGGTGGAATATTACAGTACGCCCAAATGAAACATGCGATAGGTACCATAGAACTAAAAAGAATCACAACAAACGAACTTAATGATTGAATTTTCGGAGATACAAAACATCTATTTCATATTACCGATACTGGGATTTATTATCGGTTTGTTCGGAACTATGGTTGGTGGTGGTGGTGGTTTTTTCTTTCTGCCAATTCTTACCCTACTGTTAAAAGTTCCGGCCCAAACAGCGGTTATTACTTCGCTGGCAGCTACTTTGCCCATTTGTATTGTTGGTTCATTGGGGCATTATAGTAAAAATAATATTGATTTTAAGGTAGCTGTACTTTTTATGGTAACCGGAATTATTGGGGCTTTTATTGGCGCAGAAATAACCAACAGGATTAGCGACCTGGCACTAAAAACGGCTTTTGGAGTTTATTCAATTTTGATTGCGCTTAACATGGTTTTTAGTGCCGGAAGAAAGAATGTTGAAAGAGAAGGAGAAAAGACAAGAATATCACCAAGAAGTTTAAAAACATTTAAAGGTTCGTTTTTTGGAATGGCAGCAGGTTTAATAACCGGAACATTTGGGACCAGTGGCACAGCGCCGGTTCTTGCAGGATTGTTTTCAATGAAAATACCATTCAGGATGGTTATTGGCACATCGCTTCTTGTGGTACTAGTGAATACATTTTTTGCTGTAGGCGCTCATTTTATTGTGGGGAAAATAGATCTTACACTAGTTATTTTTCTTACAGCAGGCTCAACAATAGGTGCAATACTTGGTCCGCGCCTGCTTGTCAAAATTCAAATCGACAAATCGGAAAACAAAGCAAAATATGCCTATGCGATTATAATGGTCGCCATCGGTATATTAATGATTTTAGGAAGAAATTAGTTTTATGGAACGTTTGATTTACAGTATTATACTGGCCTATTTTATTTTGGGTGGAATTGGTTTTTACCTGATTAACAGGAATAAAGCTCCCGAAATTGCACGTAAGAGTTACACGAAATTTGGTGTTTACTTTATTATCATCAACGTCCTGTTTTTTAGTATTGTTATCGATGGTCTGGCATTCAGGTATCTTTCTGTACTGATTATCGTGACAGGTCTCTGCGAACTGGCAAAACTTTTCAGGACAGGAGGCTTTAAACAAAGCACGGTTTTTGGTTCCTCCCTGCTGGTGTATGCAATATTAGCAATAGGTTTTTACCTTTTTAGTGGCTTTGAAAAGGAATTAGTCCTGTTTTCATTTCTGATAGTCTCCATATTCGACAGTTTTAGCCAGATAAGCGGACAACTTTTCGGAAAAACCAAAATAATGCCGAATATTAGCCCAAATAAAACATTGGGTGGCTTAATTGGAGGAACTTTAATTTCATTGATAAGTGCGTTATTATTAAAAAGTCTTTTTAGAGGAACAATTCCTCAATTATTCCTATTTACCATAGGAACAGTGGTTTTTGCATTCGCCGGCGATGTTTTGGCATCGCTTTATAAAAGAAAATTCAAGGTAAAAGATTACAGCAATCTGATTCCCGGGCACGGCGGCTTTCTCGACAGGTTCGACAGTCTTATTGCAGGAGGTGCCTGGGCAGCATTTGCTGTTCATATTTTAGAAATTTAACAGAGATATTGTTATGGGGAATATTATTGTATTGTCATTTGTTTATTTGATTGGGATTGGTTTGTTGTTGATTTTTAATGAGCTGGTTTATCGCAGACTTAACCCGACAGGAGAAATAACGCGCAAGTTTGCTCACTTCTCTTCTGTTCTGGCTACGGTGCCATTTCCATATATTTTCCCTTCACACTGGTATATTCTGGTGCTGGCATTTTTGTTTGCTTTGGTATTGTTTATTACACGGAAGGGGAAATTGCTAAAGTCGATTCACGGCATTGAAAGAAAATCGATGGGTAGCTATTTATTACCCATAGCAATTTATCTTACATTTCTTTTTTCCGATTTACTGGATAATAAATTCCTCTACATACTTCCCATGCTTATTCTGGCTGTAAGCGACCCGATGGCAGCCATTCTCGGAATCAATATAAAAGCTTACAATGGAAGAATTAAAGTATTTGGGAAAAAATTAAATAAAACATGGCTGGGGTCGGGGGCATTTCTGGTTTCAAGTTTTGTAATCAGCATTATAGCGCTTTATTTTCATCGCGGGGTATTCGATTTTGAAACATTCTGGCTGGCAATGCTGGTTGCTTTGGTAACCATGTTTGCTGAAATGATAAGCTGGCGCGGATCCGATAATCTCAGTATTCCCTTAAGTGCGCTACTTGTTTTGCTCTTGTTCCTTTAATACAAATAGGAAGAAAAAAATAGAAAATATAAAATTGAAATATGAGAACAGTAATTATTAACGGGGCAAACGGATATGTTGCTTCAAACTTCATCAACAATTTATTAAAACAGCATTACGCGGTTATTGCTCTGGTTCGTGCAAATAAACAAGATCCGGAAGAAAGAATGAACGAAGTACTCGCGCATATTAATGATGGAAAGGAAATAAATGCTTCCAATCTTGAGGTTTACAACTATTCCTTAAACGACAAGAATTTTTCGATGGATGAAAATGTTCTAAAAAGCATTTTTAGTGGTAATGTCGATTATTTTCATTTTGCCGCCAGTTTAAAATACGATGAAAAATCAATTGACGAAATATTTTCTGCAAACATTGAAGGAGTTGAAAATTCAATTAAGGTTTTTTCGAAATATGCCATGAAAGACTCCCGCTTTTTTTACATCGGAACGGCCTATTCGTGTGGCAGGTTCAGCGGCCTGTTCGAGGAAAAATTTTATGGCAATAAAGATTTTTCTGAATTCAGAAATTACTATGAGCAATCGAAACGATTTGCGGAGAATATTGTCAGGGAAAATATTCGAAACAACGGACTGAATGGGCACATAATCAGGTTGTCACAGGTGGTAGGAAACAAGAAAACCGGCGTGACCAAAACCGATTACGGGATTTTCGATTTTGCCAAAAGGATTTACAACCTGGCCAACCGGTATCCCAATGAAATAGTGCGGGTACATGTTGATCCGGATGCTACACAAAATTTAATTCCGATCGATACTGTTACAGGGCATTTAACCAGAGTAGTGGAAGAGAAAGAGATTCCTGAGATAATGAATTTTGTGTCAAAAAACCCGGTTCAGAATAGTTTTATTATCGATACCCTGAACCAGTTGGTGCCAATTCAAATTATCCCGGTAAAAACTCTGGAACGAAAAGATATGAACCCCATTGAAAGAATGATTTCTGCAGGAATGTCGTTTACTGAAAGTTACGCTTCAATCGACGTGTTATTTGATACGCGGCAAAAAGACAGGTTTCTGAAAAATACGGAAACAGGTCCCGATTATAAATCTATTGCTAAAATGATGGAGTATTTTATCGAAACCCTTTCGGAAAAGAAAAAGAAACGGGAACACGAAGTTACCTGATAATGCAGGTTTGAAACTACATTATAAATAATCATGTAATTAAACATAAAAACAATGAAACAGATAATAGTAAAAGGCGAAAATATCGTTA
This genomic interval carries:
- a CDS encoding MarR family winged helix-turn-helix transcriptional regulator; the encoded protein is MSIEEEINGRFRNEYHKGLINLIYTVKLLSYEFHKSLKARGLAEQQYNVLRILRGFRSQAPLSIGFIKQRMLDKDSDVSRIVDRLFEKGLISRKENPDDRRQKSVEITTNGMELLDKMLSCEQKADTLLKNLSIDEVQQLNYLLDKIREKKE
- a CDS encoding DODA-type extradiol aromatic ring-opening family dioxygenase, whose translation is MKNMPVYFIPHGGGPWHVMDDAMGDPVGYRGLRTYLTELGQKYRPKIKAILVVSAHWEENVPTIHFGQNPPMYYDYYGFPEFTYHLEWNVPGHPQLAEKVETLLNNAGFKTKREYKRGFDHGTFVPLMIAFPEAKIPIVQLSLVHSLDPATHLAMGKALEPLREQDVLIIGSGMSYHNMRGFMSGSSSAANDSKLFDDWLTATVEKSDPDKRNESLVNWEKAPGAKSSHPRSEHLIPLFVAAGAAGNDAGTRDYAGTIMEVNVSGYKFG
- a CDS encoding NADPH-dependent FMN reductase, whose translation is MIKIGIITGSTRPGRNAEQVAKWVYDFASKRNDAEYELVDLKDYNLPLLDEAYPASFGQYSNEHTKAWAEKIKSLDAFIFVNGEYNHSIPGALKNALDYLYAEWNNKAAGFVSYGSAGGARAVEHLRLVLSELQVAHVRNQVLLSLFTDFENFSVFKPVPIHSDNLKTMLDQLNSWGNALKTLRK
- a CDS encoding DsbA family oxidoreductase, whose translation is MKSIVTIYSDNICPFCTIGAKRLRILQNELDFDVHWRPFEIHPDTPKEGKLTAEYFKNHDAGQMKQYIENFGKDVGMKLNGKLLANSKLSLAANNFAREKGKFPEFHEAVFKANFEDGKNIGEITVLLDLAEGVGIDTQELKTYLEDEANLKKVDESSKEAQMLGITGVPTFILNNKVLVGAQPIEVIREFIQNNS
- a CDS encoding DUF6134 family protein, which encodes MKTKFFIKRKSQLTNIGLLRYCLVVTSKFNKQGYKTISHFLCLVLGILLFTPVSAEPNELTTKYSMHLLGANIGEFSVRQTGESGNVSVEAITDVNVNLLISYRVKYIQHTVYNQGVLQSSLVETYKNGKLNSTTFLKLQNNSYQLVADGDTTIINDYITYSGSLIYFNEPTEIKKIYKERSAEMQQINPVSEHIYVIKDENEKELNRYFYEGGILQYAQMKHAIGTIELKRITTNELND
- a CDS encoding phosphatidate cytidylyltransferase is translated as MERLIYSIILAYFILGGIGFYLINRNKAPEIARKSYTKFGVYFIIINVLFFSIVIDGLAFRYLSVLIIVTGLCELAKLFRTGGFKQSTVFGSSLLVYAILAIGFYLFSGFEKELVLFSFLIVSIFDSFSQISGQLFGKTKIMPNISPNKTLGGLIGGTLISLISALLLKSLFRGTIPQLFLFTIGTVVFAFAGDVLASLYKRKFKVKDYSNLIPGHGGFLDRFDSLIAGGAWAAFAVHILEI
- a CDS encoding DoxX family protein, producing MMSTKEISKTRKIAAWVIAGSLTALYLFSASGKLFLHPEQMEQMHLADWRIIIALGEIVSALLFLFPKTNKVGTLLLSSYMGGAIIIHMTGGIGIVMPVVVLMFVWVGFYLRNPKFFKLK
- a CDS encoding SDR family oxidoreductase: MEILITGSTGHLGGATIDFLIKKIPANSIAALARNSEKAKTLAEKGVDVRIGNYDDYQSLVKAFQGIDKLLLISASELINRSAQHINAINAAKEAGVKHIVYTSFIRQKDDPNSALWFIAKDHVETEKHLVQTGIPYTLFKNGFYMDMVTDFIGTNVLETQTIFLPAGKGKVNFALRNEIAEALANVLTTEEHGNKSYNIGGETTVSFREIADCLTEISGKKISYISPDVETYKQELSKHNMPEQAVNMVAAFAVAFSENAMDVPSKDLNNLLGRNATDVKTFLSETFKK
- a CDS encoding SDR family oxidoreductase, whose product is MRTVIINGANGYVASNFINNLLKQHYAVIALVRANKQDPEERMNEVLAHINDGKEINASNLEVYNYSLNDKNFSMDENVLKSIFSGNVDYFHFAASLKYDEKSIDEIFSANIEGVENSIKVFSKYAMKDSRFFYIGTAYSCGRFSGLFEEKFYGNKDFSEFRNYYEQSKRFAENIVRENIRNNGLNGHIIRLSQVVGNKKTGVTKTDYGIFDFAKRIYNLANRYPNEIVRVHVDPDATQNLIPIDTVTGHLTRVVEEKEIPEIMNFVSKNPVQNSFIIDTLNQLVPIQIIPVKTLERKDMNPIERMISAGMSFTESYASIDVLFDTRQKDRFLKNTETGPDYKSIAKMMEYFIETLSEKKKKREHEVT
- a CDS encoding phosphatidate cytidylyltransferase, giving the protein MGNIIVLSFVYLIGIGLLLIFNELVYRRLNPTGEITRKFAHFSSVLATVPFPYIFPSHWYILVLAFLFALVLFITRKGKLLKSIHGIERKSMGSYLLPIAIYLTFLFSDLLDNKFLYILPMLILAVSDPMAAILGINIKAYNGRIKVFGKKLNKTWLGSGAFLVSSFVISIIALYFHRGVFDFETFWLAMLVALVTMFAEMISWRGSDNLSIPLSALLVLLLFL
- a CDS encoding PaaI family thioesterase is translated as MKIPDEFQHLTPYNMNSYTDSFVSGKQQKYIELQYYRDENSLKFYARVLFHVETQGAPGIVHGGAIASVLDETMGAVSFLNKMPAVTASLTVNYHRPLPVEKTVYIITQVEKTEGRKIYIIGKMVDKNQRLFADSKGIFVKVPNERIGL
- a CDS encoding 2-hydroxyacid dehydrogenase produces the protein MKILVTFRTMNGQRTLLEICFDKDAEIIFMEDYPADMRGNLLSDTDIILSWNPEQEGLFSAGITSERVKFIQLLSAGYDHINLESFPKEIKIAANQGAYASPMAEHAAAMMLALSKRLFVYHNQLAEEKFNQLKSFTKSVNNAVLGIIGFGSIGKATSRLMNPFGVRILALNKTGKTDEEVEFIGTLKDLDYVLKNCDILLIACPLNDETNGLINKHKLEIMKDDAVLINVARGQILDEQDLYEHLKSHPNFYAGIDAWWVEPFKYGKFVINYPFFELPNLLGSPHNSAMVDDAILKGTEKAAKNVIRFINNEKIVGLIN
- a CDS encoding sulfite exporter TauE/SafE family protein, translated to MIEFSEIQNIYFILPILGFIIGLFGTMVGGGGGFFFLPILTLLLKVPAQTAVITSLAATLPICIVGSLGHYSKNNIDFKVAVLFMVTGIIGAFIGAEITNRISDLALKTAFGVYSILIALNMVFSAGRKNVEREGEKTRISPRSLKTFKGSFFGMAAGLITGTFGTSGTAPVLAGLFSMKIPFRMVIGTSLLVVLVNTFFAVGAHFIVGKIDLTLVIFLTAGSTIGAILGPRLLVKIQIDKSENKAKYAYAIIMVAIGILMILGRN